The Solibacillus sp. FSL W7-1464 genome contains a region encoding:
- a CDS encoding S-layer homology domain-containing protein — MSKQNKFFAVATTAALVASAIVPVASAAEFKDANQIAPWAKEAVETLADKGVIGGNPDGSFNPKGNVTRAEAAKMFTMALNLPVVGTESFTDVKDGQWFQDVIIAVSNAGIVDGMGNGLFVPNGKLTRAEAAKMIVKAYGFEGEADLSKFADANAVAGKWFEAPLSTAVAAGIIAGKGNLLAPNDSITRQEFAVMLTRAIDTAQEDNAEELLADVEKATTALDTAVKALNTEVKAEEVDAAKAEVKTAKEAVTALEKAVADAKDVITTEASAKAKAAIETAKKAIATTEAAIELTLADPKVSSVEAINATQVEVKFNKAVDAKSVFADGKSGAFKQGVITIRSIDSVTDGTLSGELSADGKVLTVTSTQLLEKRYDVVVDKLTTTAGETVEKFNKIISINKDVTAPTVLGTELVTANQLKIKFSEPMASAGSTTFKLADGTVVTDITGQGTLVDGGKAVILDLSDVDVPVSKDITATIIGAADKAGNLLNPNPATVTFQKGAKDGVAPTVSSVSQTGAKTFEIKFSEAVVGKPTVAIDSQTINAANVVIDPKDATKVTVTTASVLEGDKIVTISNFVDGSGEVGAATNRVVKFVKDTAAPQLVSTAVVTDATDKAEYLEFTFDKDVVLTNATVDATGSYVKNYVTNSINATDITATAVNYKDAASKKVIRVKLADLLGNKSVEGAQYSLDLAFSGVANEAAVATTAGKTTFTRGTDGTLANTDVIALAADNAIVQSATDNSTLVVNFDKNVDAASATNVANYIVGGAVVESATVSATDLTKVTLKLKADSNTFTGVRNVTVQNVKAAGSTVAMTTTTKIIDLKENVAPTVTAQLQADLKTIKLTFSENVFQASTNTADFGVFVGTDAYKWDNDSVATTPLVAFETDSTLTTDVALAANTVNIVLPTTVTAEQLSKGLTLKALATMDVKDAAGNKLNVPASLVVSNN; from the coding sequence ATGTCAAAACAAAATAAGTTTTTCGCAGTAGCAACAACAGCTGCATTAGTAGCTTCAGCAATCGTACCAGTAGCATCAGCTGCTGAATTCAAGGATGCTAATCAAATTGCACCTTGGGCAAAAGAAGCGGTAGAAACATTAGCTGATAAAGGTGTAATTGGTGGAAATCCAGATGGTTCATTTAATCCTAAAGGTAATGTAACACGTGCAGAAGCAGCGAAAATGTTTACAATGGCTTTAAATTTACCAGTTGTAGGAACTGAGTCATTTACAGATGTTAAAGACGGCCAATGGTTCCAAGATGTTATCATCGCAGTATCAAATGCAGGTATCGTTGATGGTATGGGTAACGGTCTATTCGTGCCAAATGGTAAATTAACACGTGCTGAAGCAGCGAAAATGATTGTGAAAGCTTACGGTTTCGAAGGTGAAGCAGATCTTTCTAAATTTGCAGATGCTAACGCAGTTGCTGGTAAATGGTTCGAAGCGCCACTTTCAACAGCAGTAGCAGCAGGTATTATTGCAGGTAAAGGTAACCTATTAGCGCCAAACGATTCAATTACTCGTCAAGAATTCGCAGTAATGTTAACTCGTGCTATCGATACGGCTCAAGAAGATAACGCTGAAGAATTATTAGCGGATGTAGAAAAAGCAACAACTGCTTTAGATACAGCAGTAAAAGCATTAAACACAGAAGTTAAAGCAGAAGAAGTTGATGCAGCTAAAGCAGAAGTGAAAACTGCTAAAGAAGCAGTTACTGCATTAGAAAAAGCTGTAGCGGATGCAAAAGATGTAATCACAACTGAAGCATCAGCAAAAGCAAAAGCTGCAATCGAAACGGCTAAAAAAGCAATCGCAACAACTGAAGCTGCTATTGAATTAACTTTAGCAGATCCAAAAGTATCATCAGTAGAAGCGATCAACGCTACACAAGTTGAAGTTAAATTCAACAAAGCGGTAGATGCAAAATCAGTATTCGCTGATGGAAAAAGTGGAGCATTCAAACAAGGTGTAATTACTATCCGTTCAATCGATTCAGTTACAGACGGTACTCTTTCAGGTGAGTTAAGTGCAGATGGAAAAGTATTAACTGTAACATCAACTCAATTATTGGAAAAACGCTATGATGTAGTTGTAGATAAATTAACTACAACTGCAGGTGAAACTGTTGAGAAATTCAACAAAATCATTTCTATTAATAAAGACGTAACTGCTCCTACAGTACTTGGTACTGAATTAGTAACTGCTAACCAACTGAAAATTAAGTTCTCTGAGCCAATGGCAAGCGCTGGTTCTACAACTTTCAAATTAGCAGATGGTACTGTAGTAACTGATATCACTGGTCAAGGAACTTTAGTTGACGGTGGTAAAGCAGTAATTCTTGACTTAAGTGATGTAGATGTACCGGTTTCTAAAGATATCACAGCTACAATTATTGGTGCTGCTGATAAAGCTGGTAACTTATTAAATCCTAACCCTGCTACAGTTACGTTCCAAAAAGGTGCGAAAGATGGAGTAGCTCCTACTGTATCTTCAGTATCACAAACTGGTGCAAAAACTTTTGAAATCAAATTCTCTGAAGCTGTTGTAGGAAAACCAACAGTAGCTATTGATAGCCAAACTATTAATGCCGCTAATGTTGTAATTGACCCTAAAGATGCTACTAAAGTAACGGTAACTACTGCTTCAGTTCTTGAAGGAGATAAAATTGTTACAATCTCTAACTTTGTTGATGGTTCTGGAGAAGTTGGAGCTGCAACTAACCGTGTAGTGAAATTTGTTAAAGATACTGCTGCACCACAACTTGTTTCAACTGCTGTTGTTACTGATGCAACTGATAAAGCTGAATACCTTGAATTCACTTTTGATAAAGATGTAGTTTTAACAAATGCAACTGTTGATGCAACAGGTTCATATGTTAAGAACTATGTTACTAATTCAATTAATGCTACAGACATCACAGCAACTGCTGTTAATTACAAAGATGCTGCTAGCAAAAAAGTTATCCGCGTGAAACTTGCTGATTTATTAGGTAATAAGAGTGTAGAAGGCGCACAATACTCTCTAGACTTAGCATTCTCAGGTGTTGCTAATGAAGCTGCTGTAGCAACTACAGCTGGTAAGACTACATTCACACGTGGAACAGATGGAACTCTAGCAAACACTGATGTGATTGCACTTGCTGCTGATAATGCAATCGTTCAATCAGCAACTGATAACAGCACATTAGTCGTTAATTTTGATAAAAATGTTGATGCTGCATCTGCAACTAATGTAGCTAACTATATTGTTGGCGGAGCAGTTGTTGAGTCTGCTACTGTTAGTGCTACAGACTTAACAAAAGTAACTCTAAAATTAAAAGCTGATTCAAACACATTTACAGGCGTACGTAATGTAACTGTACAAAATGTTAAAGCTGCTGGTTCAACTGTTGCTATGACTACAACTACGAAGATTATTGACCTTAAAGAAAACGTAGCTCCAACAGTTACTGCTCAACTTCAAGCAGACTTAAAAACGATTAAGCTTACATTCTCTGAAAATGTATTCCAAGCTTCAACAAACACTGCTGACTTTGGTGTATTCGTAGGTACTGACGCTTATAAGTGGGATAACGATTCAGTTGCAACTACTCCATTAGTAGCTTTTGAGACAGATTCAACTCTTACTACTGATGTAGCTCTAGCTGCTAATACAGTAAATATCGTATTACCAACTACAGTTACTGCTGAACAATTAAGCAAAGGTCTAACATTAAAAGCACTTGCTACAATGGATGTTAAAGATGCGGCAGGAAACAAATTAAATGTACCGGCTTCTCTTGTAGTTTCAAATAACTAA
- a CDS encoding amino acid transporter, whose product MFEYKFWHHLSHPSQLIHNLERGEDQRLRGYRRSLLAIFGFTLLFFIARNFWGMNTADLTALLVNGQGDLYSFARLMSLIGAILAGILFFVIHYYVITYVIHLLTNIDYGRIRKIQLYVIFFFVLEKLLTVIIFAIAGFSTPFTMFSLAPMMAYVYYHDYLLFFLNQLTVASIIAVWIQYIFLSNWTDRPKALLFKLILIQIVLASLVAFYSILPVLTWIEGWLGL is encoded by the coding sequence ATGTTCGAGTACAAGTTTTGGCATCATCTTTCGCACCCATCGCAACTCATACATAATCTTGAACGTGGCGAAGATCAAAGGCTTAGAGGGTATCGTAGAAGTTTGCTAGCTATTTTTGGTTTTACATTGCTGTTTTTTATCGCGCGTAACTTCTGGGGGATGAATACAGCCGATTTAACAGCACTGCTGGTAAATGGCCAAGGAGATTTATATAGTTTCGCACGTCTTATGTCTTTAATCGGTGCGATTTTAGCCGGCATTTTATTTTTTGTAATTCATTATTATGTCATTACATATGTGATTCATTTACTGACAAATATTGATTATGGCCGGATTCGGAAAATACAGCTCTATGTCATCTTTTTCTTTGTTCTTGAAAAATTGCTGACGGTGATAATTTTTGCGATTGCAGGATTCTCTACACCATTCACAATGTTTTCGCTGGCACCTATGATGGCATACGTATATTATCATGACTATTTATTGTTCTTCCTGAACCAGTTAACAGTCGCATCGATAATTGCGGTATGGATTCAATACATATTTTTATCGAATTGGACAGACCGGCCGAAAGCTTTGCTGTTTAAGTTAATCCTTATTCAGATTGTATTGGCATCGCTTGTTGCGTTCTATAGCATTCTTCCTGTTTTAACATGGATCGAAGGGTGGCTTGGTCTATAA
- a CDS encoding chromate transporter, with translation MKSIKKNRIVTLAEIFLVSTRLGLTSFGGPTAHLGYFHEEYVRRRKWMDEKSYADLVALCQFLPGPSSSQVGIGIGIMRAGLLGGIISFIGFTFPSVVALIVFALLLTGGDIGSAGWIHGLKIVAVAIVAHAIIGMAKSLTPDLKRKAIAIFALLVTLLWQTAFSQIGIILIAACLGYLLLKQEKNESGVQSRFPITKWVGGFCLLLFFGLLLALPILTMATGSYWIAMFDSFYRSGSFVFGGGHVVLPLLEKEFVPTGWMSEEAFLAGYGVTQAVPGPLFTFAAYLGTVMNGWQGGIIATIAIFLPAFLLVIGSLPFWDQLRNQPEITGAIMGVNAAVIGILIAALYSPIWTSSIKEAKDFALVVILFSMLAYWKIPPWIVVVTGAVAGLVFL, from the coding sequence ATGAAATCAATAAAGAAAAATCGAATTGTAACACTTGCCGAAATATTTTTAGTCTCAACACGTTTAGGACTGACATCTTTTGGAGGGCCAACTGCTCATCTAGGTTATTTTCATGAAGAATATGTACGAAGAAGAAAATGGATGGATGAGAAAAGCTATGCAGATTTAGTTGCGCTGTGCCAGTTTCTTCCGGGACCGTCGAGCAGCCAAGTCGGAATTGGTATTGGGATTATGCGCGCCGGTTTATTGGGCGGCATTATATCCTTTATCGGGTTTACATTTCCTTCAGTAGTGGCGCTCATTGTATTTGCGTTATTGCTTACAGGGGGTGATATTGGAAGCGCCGGGTGGATTCATGGTTTGAAGATTGTAGCGGTGGCGATTGTCGCACATGCTATTATCGGGATGGCGAAAAGTCTGACGCCCGATTTGAAAAGAAAAGCCATTGCGATTTTTGCATTGCTTGTAACGCTTCTTTGGCAAACTGCTTTCAGTCAAATAGGGATTATTTTAATCGCCGCTTGCCTCGGCTACCTTTTGCTGAAGCAAGAAAAAAATGAGTCAGGAGTACAGTCGCGCTTTCCAATTACGAAATGGGTTGGGGGATTTTGTCTCCTATTGTTTTTCGGCTTATTGCTAGCTTTGCCAATCCTGACAATGGCGACAGGTTCTTATTGGATAGCGATGTTTGATAGTTTTTACCGCTCGGGTTCTTTCGTATTTGGCGGGGGACATGTTGTGTTGCCGTTACTGGAAAAGGAATTCGTCCCAACAGGCTGGATGAGTGAAGAAGCATTTTTAGCAGGATACGGTGTCACACAAGCAGTGCCAGGCCCTCTCTTCACATTTGCTGCTTACTTAGGAACAGTAATGAATGGCTGGCAAGGAGGAATCATTGCGACAATAGCAATATTTTTACCCGCGTTTCTTTTAGTAATCGGTTCATTGCCGTTTTGGGATCAATTACGGAATCAACCTGAAATTACAGGGGCTATTATGGGTGTGAATGCGGCTGTTATTGGTATTTTAATCGCTGCGTTATATTCTCCAATCTGGACAAGCTCCATTAAAGAAGCAAAGGATTTTGCATTAGTTGTGATTTTATTTAGCATGCTCGCTTACTGGAAAATACCGCCATGGATTGTTGTTGTTACCGGGGCTGTAGCAGGATTAGTATTTTTATAG
- a CDS encoding stalk domain-containing protein: MKKWFTVVLLALFLTTSINTEQSFAATNKNIIEQNKVTVVINGRVVTFKDPILNHSGSLLLPMRDYYEEIGAEVSWDAKAKKAVSVRNGQVIELTINSKTALVNGARTQMLAAPIIYKDRTYIPMRFVSENSDGKVYWDQQKKLVEVVLNEQVHDGQSPGAGEDDPIIIPPLPDLKHTLYMNSTKITMNHEVITKDGRMYIPSTYFTDYLQGTSQSWLAEDRLELSVSGLNFVFTDNSNNIFVNNELYSGSEKPFIRAGEMYVPVKFIVDSFRNGGSLRYINESKTIYISLYDYMMTSDFLPKSYGALNVPQLVENAKLDGNRELFVSDNPEELIPTIIQNNNETLAEYKVSNVTSVKEHRVYGWHINKLGERATIGITVQNTSNYSIRVTGSKGASQTSSNSWSTFDVGLPLSDAVLTGTMRNAKNPTITIAPGETAVVESYSIGNKYLLGFTHDLDVRSVSGQPVSYTLRTVLSLDETAKLTAIHSPAVAINQYAMHPRGVWPSSSIKATLPAYTVDSAQVGYNISNGKTDNLLTAENSIDKMNGTVGNPGHFGMLYKVDVPIVNPANEIKNIAIKITGRGGLYSGAVKMNGQSYLIPTLKPGQEYVELPVYQTSGANDVIHLEIIHAGGSNLPVAIYVETKY; this comes from the coding sequence ATGAAAAAATGGTTTACAGTAGTATTATTAGCACTATTTTTAACAACTTCAATCAATACTGAACAATCGTTTGCAGCAACAAATAAAAATATCATCGAGCAAAATAAAGTGACGGTTGTAATTAACGGACGCGTAGTTACTTTTAAAGATCCTATATTAAATCATTCAGGCTCGCTGCTATTGCCGATGCGGGATTATTATGAAGAAATTGGCGCAGAGGTTAGCTGGGATGCGAAAGCTAAAAAGGCGGTTAGTGTAAGAAATGGTCAAGTAATTGAATTGACGATCAATTCTAAAACAGCACTTGTAAACGGTGCGCGTACCCAAATGTTAGCGGCACCGATCATTTATAAAGATCGTACATATATTCCAATGCGTTTTGTCAGTGAAAACTCTGACGGGAAAGTTTATTGGGATCAACAGAAAAAGCTTGTAGAAGTTGTATTAAACGAGCAAGTTCATGACGGTCAAAGTCCGGGAGCAGGTGAGGATGATCCAATTATTATTCCGCCTCTACCCGATTTAAAACATACGCTGTATATGAACAGTACGAAAATTACAATGAATCATGAAGTCATCACCAAAGATGGTCGGATGTATATCCCTTCTACGTATTTTACGGATTATTTACAGGGCACATCCCAATCATGGCTGGCGGAAGATCGTCTGGAACTTTCGGTATCAGGTTTAAACTTTGTTTTTACAGACAACAGCAATAATATTTTTGTCAATAATGAACTGTATAGTGGCAGTGAAAAACCATTTATTCGAGCAGGCGAAATGTATGTACCGGTGAAATTCATCGTAGACTCTTTTAGAAATGGTGGTTCACTTCGCTATATTAATGAGTCAAAAACAATTTATATTTCGTTATACGACTATATGATGACAAGTGATTTTTTACCGAAATCTTATGGGGCTTTAAATGTGCCTCAGTTAGTTGAAAATGCAAAATTAGATGGAAATCGCGAGCTTTTTGTGAGTGATAATCCAGAAGAGTTAATTCCGACAATTATTCAAAACAACAATGAAACATTGGCGGAATATAAAGTTTCCAATGTTACATCGGTTAAAGAGCATCGTGTATATGGCTGGCATATTAATAAGCTGGGTGAGCGTGCAACAATCGGTATTACGGTACAAAATACATCGAATTATTCGATCCGAGTAACAGGTTCAAAAGGAGCATCTCAAACATCAAGCAACAGCTGGAGCACTTTTGATGTTGGACTGCCATTATCGGATGCAGTATTGACAGGGACAATGCGTAATGCAAAAAATCCAACAATTACGATTGCCCCTGGTGAAACAGCGGTAGTTGAATCCTATTCAATCGGTAATAAATATTTATTAGGTTTCACACATGATCTTGATGTGCGTTCTGTAAGCGGACAACCAGTAAGCTATACGTTACGTACAGTTCTTAGCTTGGATGAAACGGCAAAATTAACAGCAATTCATTCACCAGCTGTTGCCATTAATCAATATGCAATGCATCCTCGCGGGGTTTGGCCAAGTTCATCAATTAAAGCAACGTTACCGGCTTATACAGTTGATAGCGCACAAGTTGGCTACAATATTTCGAACGGGAAAACGGATAACTTATTAACAGCAGAAAATTCGATTGATAAGATGAACGGCACAGTTGGCAATCCAGGGCATTTCGGAATGCTTTACAAAGTCGATGTTCCAATTGTGAATCCTGCAAATGAAATAAAAAATATTGCGATTAAAATTACAGGACGTGGCGGTTTATATAGTGGTGCCGTTAAAATGAACGGTCAATCCTATTTAATCCCTACATTAAAGCCTGGTCAAGAATATGTAGAATTACCTGTTTACCAAACGAGTGGCGCTAATGACGTCATTCATCTGGAAATTATCCATGCAGGTGGAAGTAACTTACCAGTAGCGATTTATGTAGAAACAAAATATTAG
- a CDS encoding HlyD family secretion protein, with translation MRTMNKVKIFSAVAFLFVLVNGYLLLKDNNIILKKYYINNVQFAEADYHEKLLETDAVVASKYEHFIAAPVQSISEVLVTQGQSVNTLTELAIYKPEEAEREITRLETDRNAYVNELSELDRIVSDLQDEGSTSSPSTATDSTTLGDNDIWNINLTLELGIEQNTPTAEGIAIIQRSIAETERQISILDSMISQLSNNNSLTTPVDGIVKEVILEGDSIIFQIQSLEKKFVTYVEHKDWKEIEVGQPASMILNEGKEDELVIEGNVLEKQQIPARDSIAFNEMKKNDKVKPDDTVYEVSIEPADFLMETPIGTLAQATITTIEANGSFQVDEEWLVKYEHDESVNLIYTVDENGKTKLEPVDLLFKHKAEIVHSEFMYGEPIEENIVEEETVPTEPRLTTVQLEDSKENDMKKNEDLEKAAVFTAPIAPQQILIDGDEKNLFAPTFRPYPLRTFEWEYVDATWKDALWYLIK, from the coding sequence ATGCGTACGATGAACAAAGTGAAAATTTTTAGCGCAGTTGCCTTTTTGTTTGTATTGGTGAATGGTTATCTACTATTAAAAGATAATAACATCATTCTAAAAAAGTACTATATTAATAATGTGCAATTTGCAGAAGCCGATTATCATGAAAAATTGCTTGAAACAGATGCAGTGGTCGCATCTAAATACGAACATTTCATCGCTGCTCCTGTACAGTCCATTAGCGAAGTCCTCGTTACACAAGGGCAAAGTGTTAATACTCTAACAGAGCTGGCTATTTATAAGCCGGAAGAAGCGGAGCGTGAAATTACCCGCCTTGAAACAGATCGCAATGCGTATGTAAACGAGCTTTCTGAATTGGATAGAATTGTTTCGGATTTACAAGACGAAGGCAGCACTTCCTCACCAAGTACAGCAACCGATTCGACAACACTGGGTGACAATGACATTTGGAATATCAATTTAACGCTGGAGCTTGGTATTGAGCAAAATACGCCAACAGCTGAAGGTATTGCTATTATTCAGCGTTCGATTGCGGAAACAGAACGTCAAATCAGCATTTTGGACAGTATGATTTCGCAGCTTAGTAATAATAATTCATTAACAACACCTGTTGACGGGATTGTGAAAGAGGTAATTCTTGAAGGTGATTCGATCATCTTCCAAATTCAGTCACTTGAAAAGAAGTTTGTGACGTATGTAGAACATAAAGACTGGAAAGAAATCGAAGTTGGTCAACCTGCTTCTATGATTTTGAATGAGGGCAAAGAAGACGAACTTGTTATCGAAGGAAATGTACTGGAAAAGCAGCAAATTCCAGCACGTGATTCCATCGCATTCAATGAAATGAAAAAGAACGATAAAGTAAAGCCGGACGATACTGTTTATGAAGTAAGTATTGAACCTGCCGACTTCTTAATGGAAACACCGATCGGTACACTTGCTCAAGCTACAATTACGACAATTGAAGCGAATGGCAGCTTCCAGGTAGATGAAGAGTGGCTTGTAAAATATGAGCATGACGAGTCAGTAAATCTGATTTATACAGTAGATGAAAACGGGAAAACAAAGTTAGAGCCAGTGGATCTTCTTTTCAAGCATAAGGCGGAAATCGTACATAGTGAATTCATGTATGGAGAGCCGATTGAAGAAAACATTGTAGAAGAAGAAACAGTACCTACCGAACCGCGCCTCACAACCGTTCAACTTGAAGATTCTAAAGAGAATGACATGAAGAAGAACGAAGATTTAGAAAAAGCGGCAGTATTTACAGCACCAATCGCTCCACAGCAAATTCTCATCGATGGCGATGAGAAAAACTTGTTCGCTCCAACATTCAGACCGTACCCTTTACGCACATTTGAATGGGAATATGTTGATGCGACTTGGAAAGACGCTCTATGGTATTTAATTAAATAG